CAACCTTTGGAGCACTATCTCTAGTTACATTTAAAAGAAGTACACCATTAGGATTTGAAGCTGTCCACTGCTCAACGCCTGTATAAGTATTTACACCAGAAACACCTTTTTGATAATCAGGGGTATCGAAGTCTTTACTAAAACCTCCACCACCGCCAACAAAGTATTTCTCTAATTTTCCATTAGCATATAATCCAGCAGCATCAAATGCAGGATATAAATAATCCCATCCCCATGCACGTTCATTGTCTACTTTTACTGGTACACCTTTTACAGTTCCCTGCCAAGCTAATGTAGTACCGCCTGCTGCTGTAATATATGGACTATCAGCTGGATTATCTACAGAAAGCTCATATGAAGCTGGTGTGTCTCTTTGTGAATCATAAGCTCCTGAGTCACCTGCTGCTGCAAACATCGAAATTCCTTGTGCGGCTGCTTGCATATATAATTGATTAAATGCTTCTGCATATTCACGAGTTTCTTGACCTTGTGATGCTGTATACTCAATAAGATCTTCACTTTCTCCCCAACTTGCAGATACTTGATGACATTTATTTTCATTAATTACTTTAGCAAATGCATCTACAAAACCAGGATCTGTATTTGGTCCAACGTATACATTCATTTTGGCATTTGGAGCCAATGCACCTGATTGCTCTACATCAAGTGTAGTTTCATCTGCACCATCAGTGCCAGAACCACCGTCAACATTAGTAACTTTTATACGATTTGGTTTAGCTTTTATTCCTTCCTTCTGCCAGAAAGAATATGCATCATTTGTATTAAATTCTGCTAATGTAACAATACCTATACTCTCATTTTTACCACTAGCACCATTATCATATAGAGGTTGTACATCATAATGTTTTATTAAATCTGAAGGATTAAGAGAAAGTGGACCATTTGCACTTGAAGGTTTTAAATCATTTGGAACCTTTTCAGTTTTTGTTGTATAACTTGAATAGTTACTTAAACCTAAGATACATAGTATATTTTCTGCAACCTTTTTAGGAAGTTTAGGCTGCTTTTTAGTTGCACGGAATGTCTTTCCTTTATACGATGCATGTTGTAATTCAACACCAAAAGCTTTATTTATTTGGTCTACTGTTCCTGTAGCAGTAACAATTAAATTATCTGGATATACTTCGCTCTTAATACCAAAAGCTTTTAAGTACTCAGTTAATGTGTTCATTTGCTTCAAATTGGGTGCAAACGATTTTTTGAATTCAGCTACACTTAAGTATCTTCTATAATTAGAACTTTTAGGTGTGACTGTACTGTTAATATAATTTTGAAGTTCAGGTTTGTTTTGAATTTTCATTACAATATCAATTGTAACCTTAGTATTTGGGTCTACATCCCCAAAAAATGAAGCCTTATCTGTAATTGTATCCGCTATTCCCTCTGAAACTCCAACATTACCTTGAGTTTCTGCATGAGTAATACTTGTAAAACTTCCCATGCTTAAAAGTATTGCTGCACTTATTGACAGCATTGTTTTTGTACACTTATTCATAAAACGTTCCCCCTTTTTTATTAATTTCATAAAAATAGTGTATATTTTTTATTATATACCATATTAATAAATGTTTACAATACCTACATTGATTATTTTTTTGTTATTTGTTTATCAAGTTCGTTAAATTTACATAAAACAAATTTCTAATACAGCTATTTACAATGTATTCACTATAAGTAAACTTTTACATAAATTTCGCAAAATCAATATTTTATTTATTAATATTTTAATGTATTAATATATTATTTCTAGACATACTATAAATGTTCCATAGTATTTGTGAGGAGGGATTAATTTGAATAATAGTAGTAAAACTTACGCTCCTCATATGAGGGATTACTTTGATCAGGATCCTAAAGAGGTAAAATCATATTCAGAATATGATTCTACTATGCTTCCTGATCCAGTAGTTGATCCAATAGTATGCAACAATATAGCTACTTGGGAGTTTGATTATACCTACAATGGGAATGATGACATTTTTAAAACTTCCAATTAATACCTCAGCTGATTAAAGTAGCTCCTAATCCTATACCAAAAACTAAATTTATGTCTCTTTAAAACATCAAATTCAAAGTAACCTTTATTTTCATATAGTTATTTTGAATAAAAATGGGATTGCCTAAAAGCAATCCCATTTTCCTTTTTTAATATATCATTACTTTTGAAAATATTTCTGAGAATCTATAATAATATTATTACTATTTATTTTCTCATAAGTTCCATTACTCTTTAACCTTCTTGCATTTACATTATCCATTAAATATATTTTAAGTTGATTCTTTATAATTAACTTTATTTTCTTATCCTCTATAGGGAATAATATCTCAATTCTCCTATCTAAATTTCTCGTCATCCAATCTGCACTTGAAAGATATACTTTCTCCTTATTCCCATTATAAAAATAAAATATCCTACTGTGTTCCAAAAATCTTCCAACTATACTTATAACATTTATGTTCTTGCTTATTTTACCATAATTAGGTCTTAAACAGCATATACCTCTTACTATTAAATCTATTTTCACACCACTCACTGAAGCTTCATAAAGCTTTTCTATTATTTCCTTATCCTCAAGTGAATTTATTTTAACTATAATTCTAGCATTTTTACCTTCTTTAGCACTTATAATTTCCTCATTGATTAAATCTATAAATTTCTTTTTCATATTAATGGGTGCTAAAAATAGTTTATTTAAATTGACTATTTTAGAACATCCTGAAAGCATATTAAAAATTGATAAAACATCCTTTGTAATAGAATCCTTTGATGTAAATAGCCCTAAATCCGTATAAAAATTAGCTGTAGTCTCATTATAATTTCCTGTTGCCATATGAACATATCTTTTAATTCTACTTCCTTCTCGTCTTACCACAATTAAAAGCTTCCCATGAATTTTCAAACCCACAAGACCATATATAACATGACACCCAGCATTTTCAAGCCTTTTTGCACAAATTATATTGTTTCGTTCATCAAATCTTGCCTTTAATTCCATAATAACCAGTACTTCTTTGCCATTTTCTGCTGCTTCTATTAATGCTTCTATAATTGGTGACTTCTCACTTACTCTGTAAAGCGTTTGTTTTATAGTACATACCTTAGGATCATTTGCTGCCTCCTTTAGGAAATCTACTATATATTGAAATCTCTGATATGGATGAGATAAAAGCACATCCTTTTCTTGTATAACCTTAAAAATATTTTTACCTTCAAATTCTTTAACCTTTTTAGGCTCAAATTTAGGATATCTTAAATAACCATATCCTTTGATATTTGTAATGATATTCAAAAATGTCAAATCTATAGGTCCAGAGATTTTATATATATACTGCTTATCTATCTTTAAATACTCCTTTAATTTCTTAAGAAGCCTTTTATCCATATTTTCCTCTACTTCTATCCTTATAATTTCTCCCCTTTTTCTTCTTTTTATAGAATGTTCAATAGTTTCAAGTAAATCTTCACCTACCTCTTTATCCAGCTTTAAGTCTGCGTTTCTAGTTATTCTATAAGCACTTATACTTAAAATTTTATACCCCTTAAATAATTCAGAAGAAAACATCTTTATAACATCTTCTAAAAGAATAAATTTATTTTTATTAGGAAATTTTACAAGCCTCGATACTGACAAAGGAAGCTGTAATGTGGCAAATACTAAAGCTTTATTTTCTTTCTCAACTAAGAACGCTAAATTAAGAGCCTTATTATTTAAAAATGGAAAATGTTTATTATTTTCAATTGCTATTGGAGTTATTAATGATATTATTTTCCTATTATAATAACTACTTATGTATGTTTTTTCTTTATTATTTAAAGCTTCCGGCTTCACAATTAAAATCTTTTCCTTTTCCAGTTTTTCAGTAAGCTTATTAAAACATTTATATTCTTTATAAATTATAAGTTCAACTCTTCTTCTTATTACTTTAAGCAATTTTATTGTTTTATTTACATTAGCATTAAATCTATTATTTCTACCATTTAGTCTATTAATTAAAGCTGATACCCTTGTCATGAAAAATTCATCTAAATTAGAACTAGTTATTGATAGAAAATAAATCCTTTCTATTAGTGGATTATTTTTATCCTTCGACTCGTCAAACACTCTTTTATTAAACTCTAGCCAGCTAAGTTCCCTACTTATAAAATTTTTACTTTCAAAAGTTTTCATAGCTACCATCCTCATCTGCCTTAAAGTCCTTTATCCTTTAGTATAACTAGAAAACTCTATAATAAACGTATAAAATTCTTCTATTAATACTATGCTATAGTTATAAAAACTACTTAATTATATACGAGGTGATAATATTGAAGCATATTGGAATAATTGATATAGGATCAAATTCCGTACGACTTTTGTTTATAGAACTTACAAGCAAAAATTCCTTTAAAATTCTAACTGAACTTAAAGAATATGTACGACTTGGTGCAGGCTTTGATTCTAACGGAAATATTACTACTGAAAAAATAGCTGAACTACTTGAAATTTTAAATTTATATAAGAATTTTTGTGATAAATTTGAAAATAGTGAACTTATTATAACTGCTACTGAAGCCTTTAGAAAAGCCAAAAATAGAAACTCCATAGCAAAAAAAATTAAAGATACCCTATCTCTAAATATAAGAATTCTATCTGGCAAAGAAGAAGCATATTACGATTATTTCTCTGCAATAAATACCTTGGATATTAAGGATGCTCTTGTAATGGATATTGGAGGAGCAAGTACAGAACTTATATGGATAAAAGACAGAACTTTAAAAGAATGCGTAAGTCTTCATTTTGGAGCCTTGACTTTAACTGAAAAATTCAAACTTAAGAACTCTATAGATTCAAAGCAAGAAGAACTTCTAAAAAAGTTTTTATTAGAAAGCTTTAAAGATATTCCATGGATTAAAGATATTTCTACTTCTACATTAATAGGAATAGGTGGAAGCATTCGAAATCTAGGCAAAATTTCCAGAAGAAATGAAAACTATCCCTTCGATTTAATACATAATTACATCATGTCTTCAAAGTCAGCTGAAGATATTTATAATGAGGTAAAGGACAAATCCACTGAGCAGCGAAAAAAAATAAAGGGATTATCTAAAAACAGAGCTGATATTTTCACTGGTGCTGCTTGTGCAGTTTCATCACTAGTAAAGTTAACCAAAATCAAAAAAATCATAATTTGTAGAAATGGTTTAAGAGAAGGGCTATTATTGTCAAATTTATTTAATGACGAGCCAATAGAAAATATTCTTGATTTTTCAATAAACAACATACTGCTTAATAATAATGCCAATATTAAACACAGCTTACATGTATATAAGCTTACAAAGCTTCTTTTTTCAGCCTTAAAAACTATACATAGAATAGATGCTTCCTTTGATAAAGTCATAAAAACAGCTGCTATGCTTCATGATGTAGGAATTAATATCTCTTTCTACTATAATCATAGACATTCTTCATATATAATTCTAAACTCTTACCTCTTTGGAATCTCTCACAAGGAACGTATCATAAGTGCTTGTATTGCCATTTATCAAAGAAGTGAAAACTTAGACTCAATTTTAGAAGAATATAACAGTATACTTGAAAAAGAAGACATCTACGCAATAAAAATTATTGGAGTACTTTTAAGAATTGCTGCAAATCTAGATAAAGATTTATCTGGCTCTATTTATGATTTAAACTGCCAAATAGATAATGATATTGTTATAATAAAAACTATTTCCGACAGTTCATCAACCTTTTTAATTAAAGAAGCTATGGTAAGTTCATCTCTCTTTAAAGCTGCCTTTAATAAATCACTTTATATAGTGTAAAATTTAATAACTTATCCTCTATAAAATTCATAATATAAAGTAAACATTGTAATATGTGAGGAGGATTCATGAGAAAAACTTGTTTTAAATTTTTACTATTGTTTACTTTAATATTATGTATCACTTCTGTAGGTTGTTCAAAATCTACTGACACCTCATTAATTAATGTAAAACTAAATGAAGTTACTCGTTCAATTTTCTATGCTCCCATGTATGTTGCTATAAAAAATGGTTACTTTAAGCAAAACGGAATAAACCTTGATCTTTCTACTGGTCAGGGTGCTGATAAAACTATGCAAGATGTTTTAAGTAAAAGTGCCGATATAGGTTTTTGTGGTCCTGAACAAGTTATATATATTTACAACAAACATAGAAAAGATTATCCTATAATTTTCGCTAAACTTACGCAAAAGGATGGTTCATTTCTTGTTGGCAGACATAAAGAAAAATCATTTACTTGGAAATCCCTAAAAGGCAAAACAATAATAGGGGGTAGACCTGGGGGTGTTCCTGAAATGGCTTTTGAATATGCTCTTAAAAATAATGGACTTAAACCAGGTAAGGATGTAAATATAATAACTAATATAAGTCTTTCCTCTGTAGGTGGAGCATTTAAAGGTGGTACTGGTGACTATGCTACGTTATTTGAACCTACTGGAAGTCTTCTTGAACAAAATAAGTCAGGATATATAAATGCATCCGTCGGTATTGCATCAGGTTCACTACCATATACTTGCTTCTTCACCACAAAATCTTACATGGATAAAAATCCAAAAGTATTACAAGGCTTTACTAATGCTATTTACAAAGGACAGCTTTGGATGAACAAACATTCAGACAAAGAAACTGCTTCTCTTATAAAATCATTTTTTCCTGGAAGCGACATTAATGTAATAGAAAATTCCATAAAAAATTATAAAAGTATTGGTGCTTATGCATCAGATCCAATCTTAAAAAAAGAAGAAATGGATAGACTTATGACAATAATTCAAGGTTATGATAAAACTATCATAAAGACTAGACCTCCATTTAATACCATAACAAATGAAACTTTTGCAAAAGAAGCTGTAAAAAAAGTAAAGTAAGGTTTATGGAGATGATAAAATGGATAAAGTTTATGTAAAAAATGTATCTGTAAATTATCATTCAGTAAAAACAGAAACAAACGCTCTAAAAAATATAAGTTTTAAAATAAATGATGGTGATTTTGTAAGCATTGTAGGGCCTTCTGGTTGTGGAAAATCAACTCTTTTAAACATAATAGCAGGACTTTTCCCTCCATCAAGTGGTGAAGTTTTTATAGATAGTTCTCTTGTTAAAGGGGTGTCTCCAAAAATAGGCTACATGTTTCAAAAGGATAATTTATTTCAGTGGCTTAATGTATGGGATAATATATCTTTGGGGCTTAAAATAAAAAAAGAGTTGAATGCAAAAACCACAGATAAAATAGAACAACTTCTTGAAAAGTACGATCTTAAAGACTTTAAAAATCATCATCCAAATGAATTATCTGGTGGAATGCGTCAGAGGGTTGCACTTATAAGGACACTGGTTTTAGATCCTGAAGTTCTTCTTCTAGACGAGCCTTTTTCTGCTTTAGATTATCAAACACGCTTAAATGTTGGAAGTGAAATATGTGAAATAATCAAAACAGAGGGAAAAACAGCAATAATGGTAACTCATGATATTGCAGAAGCTGTTTCAATTTCTAAAAGAATACTAGTACTTTCAAAACGACCTGCAGAATTAAAAAAAGATATTTCCATAAATCTTCCTGATATTTCTCCTGTAAAGAGACGTGAATGTACTGATTTTCCACTTTACTTCAATAGCGTTTGGAAGGAGATGGATATCAATGAAGGTTAGTATAGAACATGAAAAATATATAAAAAGTTTAAATAGACAAAGACATAAAATTACTTTAACTAGAATTCTCATATTAATATTTATTTTTGTTTTATGGGAAATTGCTGGTGACTTAAATATAGTAGATCCTTTTCTAATAAGTACTCCTTCTAGAATGCTTGAAAGTTTTATAAAAATATATGCAGAAGGAACTTTATTTACTCATATAGGTATAACCTGTTTTGAAACTGTAATTGGATTTTTATTAAGTACAATTATCGGAACTTTTATAGCAATACTTTTATGGTGGTCAGATTTTGCTTCAAAGGTTCTTGATCCTTATCTTGTTGTTCTTAATTCATTACCTAAGGTTGCACTAGCTCCAATAATAATATTTTGGGTAGGTAATGGAATAAAAGCAATAATCTTAATTGCAGTTTTAATTTCTATAGTTGTAACCATAATAAGCGTTTTAAATAGCTTCAAGGAAGTTGATGAAGAAAAAATCAAACTTATGAAAACCTTTGGAGCTAGTAAATTTCAAATACTAAAAAATCTAATAATACCTTCTTCAATTCCTACCCTTATGTCAGCTTTAAAAATAAATGTTGGTCTATCATGGGTTGGGGTTATAATGGGAGAATTCTTAGTTGCAAAACAAGGTCTTGGTTTTCTAATTGTATATGGTGGACAAATTTCCGAATTAGATATGGTTATGATGAGTATAATACTTTTATCTATCTTAGCTTATTTAATGTATATAGCTGTAGCTATTTTAGAAAAAAAATTAAAAAGAAAATTCTAAATAAAAAACACCAATGAAGATATTTATTTTGTCTTCATTGGTGTTCTCTTATGATTTTTAACTGCACGTTCTAAAGCTATAAATTCTTCTATTTCTGTTCTAACTGAAATATTATCCTCAACCTTAAGCCTATTTTTTAAGGTTTCTATTATTATTTCAAAGTTTTCTTTTGATGCAAGTTCACTTAATATATTTACAACTGCACATCTAATTCCATAGTATTCGTCATCTAAATCCTTCATTAATAATTTTAAATATTCCTCTTCACCTATAACATATAGTGCTCTATAAAAATTAATTTTAACCCATTTAACTTTTTCATTTTCAAGTGCTTTTATAAGGAATTCCTTTATATCATAGCCTATTTTCACTGCAATCTCTGATATTGCCATTGCTGCATATCCTCTTACCAAGTAGCTTTTGTCTTCTACTACTTTATGCTTTAAAAATTCCACAACCTCTTTTGAAGTACTACTACATATAGACTCACATGCATTAGTTCTAACTAACTCATCTTTGTCCTCTAATAGCATAAGTAATATCTCTTCACTAGCTTTAATATTTTGATATGCCAAAACTTCAGCCACTCTACACCTTATTTCACTGTCAGGATTTCTTGAAAAATATCTTAAAATCTCAAAATCATATTCATTAAATTCTTCTTTTTCTTCAATTTCATCCAATTTATTAAAGTACTTTTCCATATAAATACCTCGTCTATTAATTCAATATAACTTATAAATTATAGCATACTACTTTAGTAAATTTCATTAATTATTTATTATTAAGTGAAATTATATAATAAATAAAATTAAAAAAATAATTTTCTCACCCTATTATAAAATTATATTATTTAAATCATTACTTTTCTCTATCTTCATTTTTAGCCACATACATTACTTTTTTATATATGCTACTTAATACTAAAGGTATAATATACACCAAAAATATTGCCAATGTAAAGCTTGTGCCGAAATATACCAATAAAAATCCAAAATTATCGTATGCATCATTAATTACACCTTCAATTGGAATCATAAATATTAATAAAATAACCATGCTAAAAAAATATATAACTGCTGAACATATTGTATATATAAGACTCCCCCCAAAATTCAATTTTGCATACATAAAAAAATTATAAATCATACCATATATAAATACCACCACTAAAAAAAACATCTCACTATATAAAGATATTAATTCTAATGATGTATTTTTAATAAGCATACTAAGTATACATCCAAAAATGTACGTTAAAACAAATACTATTGGTAAATTATATTTTTTTAAAATTTCTTTCATAATTGAGCTCCTAAAACTTATAAATTCAAATTTATACTACACATTGTAATTTAGAGAAAATTATATCATATTTTATTTTTATTTTTCAATATAATTTAATTCACTTAAAAAACTCAAATTTAAATTTTTTATTATTTTTTCTAATCTATAATTGATAATTTATGACAAAAATCTTGTAATCGTTATTATTTTTTTATAACGATTACAAGTTCTTTTATATTATTGTTCTTATTGACAATATATGATATATTAATGACGTTGTATAAAAATTCACTAACAAAAGAGGCGATATTGTGAAATACTTAAAACAGTTAACGATTATTCTAGGGGCATATTTTCTCGGGGTAATAATCCAATTATTGTTTAATCTTCCTATACCAGGAACTGTTTTAGGCCTTATTTTATTATTTTTTGCTCTATACACAAAAATAATAAAAGTAGAAATGATTGAAGATATATGTGATGTTCTAATATCTCATATGTCATTTTTCTTTGTTCCTGCTGGAGTAGGTCTTATAACATCCTTCGGAATATTGAAAGGAAAATGGCTCAAATTAATGACAATAGTTATTATGTCTACAATATTAGTTTGGGTAGTAACAGCTTATGTAGTAAATTTTTTAAGGAAGGTGCTTACGCGTGAATAGTATAGTTACTTCTCCTGTATTTGGAGTCCTAATCTCTTTAGTTGCTTATTTAATTGGAGAATTTTTAAAGAAAAAAACAAAGCTTTCAATTTTCAATCCACTTTTAATATCTATTATTATATTGATATGTTTTCTAATGAAATTTAATATAAAATATACTGATTACAACAAAGGTGGACAACTAATTTCCTTTTTTCTATCACCAGCAACTGTAGCACTTGCGCTGCCATTTTATAAAAAGTTTTCATTATTTAAAAAGAATGCTCTTCCTATAATTATTGGAATTTTATGTGGAGCTATATCCGGAATTATTTATATAATTTTATTTTCGAAATTATTTAATTTCTCAGATGCCTTAACAGAATCTTTACTTCCAAAATCAATAACAACACCTATAGGTATGGAACTATCTAAACAACTTGGTGGTATTCCTTCAATTACAGTTGTTGCTATAATAATAACTGGAATTCTCGGAACTATAGTAGGTCCATTTTTATATAAAATATTAAAATTTAAGGATAAGGTAGCTATTGGTATTGCTATGGGTGCCTGTTCTCATGCTATAGGTACGGCAAAGGCTATGGAACTAGGTGAAACTGAGGGTGCTATGAGCAGTTTAACTATGGCCCTTTCTGGAATCATTACTGTATTTTTAGCTCCTCTTATATGGCATTTGTTTTTAATTCTTACTAAATAGAAGGAGAAAAATTATGAAAGATAAAACAAATCCAATTAATAAATTATTTACGTCTATTGATAATTTATTTGCTGCTGAAAAAGAACAAAATCTTAGAAGTAAACTCGGTAAAGAGATTAAAAATTTAATTTTTACAGATGATATCATTACAAAACTTTATGAAACTGACTTTTCAGACCTAGTTGATGAATCTGAAAAGGCAAATTCAATTTTTTCAAATATTTTTCCTGTATATATAAGAAGAGAAACTGCTTCTTTTAGATTATACAAACACAAAATAGAAATAAATTTATTTCCAAAAAACACTAGATATATTTACATATTTGATGCTGGAAGATTAACTTCAGACTCTCTTAATTGCTTTAGGCTTTATGATAATGACTACGTGGATATACTCATTATGATAATAACTTTAATACCACTTTTTAAAGAAAATATAAACATAGCACTAGACAACTTTGAGAAAAATATAAATACCTACAACGAAAATATTTTAAATTCTAATCGAAAAGAACTTTTAGCTGAAGATAATTTCAAATTTTTAATGAGTAAACTTAAATAGTAATGATATGGCAAAAGCTACAATACAGAATTGTATTGTAGCTTTTGCCATATCATTCACTTTTTTAACTTTTCTAATCTTTTTACTGCTTCAATTAAAGTCTCATCTTTTTTGGCAAAATGAAACCTTATGTAATTACTAACCTTTTCTTTAAAAAAGCTTGAACCAGGAACGGCTGCAACTCCAATTTCCTTGGCTAACCATTCACAGAACTTATAATCGTCTTTTTCTCCAAACTCAGCTATATCAACCAGAACATAATATGCCCCTTGTGGTTCAAAGTATTTTAATCCTATTTCTCTAATTCCCTCTATAAATATACTCTTTTTCCTAGTATATATTTCATTAAGCTTATCATAGTATTCGTCTCCAAATTCTAGTCCAGGAAGTACAGCTCTTTGAAGTGGTGCCGCCGCACCTACTGTCAGAAAATCATGGACCTTCTTACAATTATCTATAATTTCATCACTTGCTATTATATATCCAAGACGCCATCCTGTTATAGAATAAGTCTTTGAAAGTGAACTACAAGATATAGTTCTTTCTTTCATTCCAGGAAGTGATGCCATATAAACATGCTTATTAGGTTTATAAACTATATGCTCGTAAACTTCATCAGTAATAATATATGTATCATGCTCTTTTGCTAATTTAGCTATATATAAAAGTTCATCTTTTGTAAAAACTTTCCCTGTTGGATTAGACGGATTGCATAGTACTAATGCTTTAGGATTTTGCTCAAAAGCTTTTTTTAAGGTAGCTTTATCAAAATTAAATCTTGGTGGCACTAAGGGAACATATATAGGCTCAGCACCAACTAAAATTGCATCTGCTCCATAATTTTCATAAAACGGAGAAAATACAATAACTTTATCACCTTGATTACATACTGACATCATTGAAACCATCATAGCTTCTGTACTTCCGCAAGTAACAACAATATTTTTTTCAGGATCTATATCTAT
The Clostridium felsineum DSM 794 DNA segment above includes these coding regions:
- a CDS encoding S53 family peptidase yields the protein MNKCTKTMLSISAAILLSMGSFTSITHAETQGNVGVSEGIADTITDKASFFGDVDPNTKVTIDIVMKIQNKPELQNYINSTVTPKSSNYRRYLSVAEFKKSFAPNLKQMNTLTEYLKAFGIKSEVYPDNLIVTATGTVDQINKAFGVELQHASYKGKTFRATKKQPKLPKKVAENILCILGLSNYSSYTTKTEKVPNDLKPSSANGPLSLNPSDLIKHYDVQPLYDNGASGKNESIGIVTLAEFNTNDAYSFWQKEGIKAKPNRIKVTNVDGGSGTDGADETTLDVEQSGALAPNAKMNVYVGPNTDPGFVDAFAKVINENKCHQVSASWGESEDLIEYTASQGQETREYAEAFNQLYMQAAAQGISMFAAAGDSGAYDSQRDTPASYELSVDNPADSPYITAAGGTTLAWQGTVKGVPVKVDNERAWGWDYLYPAFDAAGLYANGKLEKYFVGGGGGFSKDFDTPDYQKGVSGVNTYTGVEQWTASNPNGVLLLNVTRDSAPKVVTGKGTGRNVPDISMNADPYTGYNIYYDGEMTSIGGTSIVAPQLAGLCALINDNNNTQVGFWNPQIYKFAQSKNSPITPLSSAGVDNDNIFYTGTKGTIYNQATGLGIPDVAKLTTNFGK
- the ppk1 gene encoding polyphosphate kinase 1, whose protein sequence is MKTFESKNFISRELSWLEFNKRVFDESKDKNNPLIERIYFLSITSSNLDEFFMTRVSALINRLNGRNNRFNANVNKTIKLLKVIRRRVELIIYKEYKCFNKLTEKLEKEKILIVKPEALNNKEKTYISSYYNRKIISLITPIAIENNKHFPFLNNKALNLAFLVEKENKALVFATLQLPLSVSRLVKFPNKNKFILLEDVIKMFSSELFKGYKILSISAYRITRNADLKLDKEVGEDLLETIEHSIKRRKRGEIIRIEVEENMDKRLLKKLKEYLKIDKQYIYKISGPIDLTFLNIITNIKGYGYLRYPKFEPKKVKEFEGKNIFKVIQEKDVLLSHPYQRFQYIVDFLKEAANDPKVCTIKQTLYRVSEKSPIIEALIEAAENGKEVLVIMELKARFDERNNIICAKRLENAGCHVIYGLVGLKIHGKLLIVVRREGSRIKRYVHMATGNYNETTANFYTDLGLFTSKDSITKDVLSIFNMLSGCSKIVNLNKLFLAPINMKKKFIDLINEEIISAKEGKNARIIVKINSLEDKEIIEKLYEASVSGVKIDLIVRGICCLRPNYGKISKNINVISIVGRFLEHSRIFYFYNGNKEKVYLSSADWMTRNLDRRIEILFPIEDKKIKLIIKNQLKIYLMDNVNARRLKSNGTYEKINSNNIIIDSQKYFQK
- the ppx gene encoding exopolyphosphatase, which translates into the protein MIILKHIGIIDIGSNSVRLLFIELTSKNSFKILTELKEYVRLGAGFDSNGNITTEKIAELLEILNLYKNFCDKFENSELIITATEAFRKAKNRNSIAKKIKDTLSLNIRILSGKEEAYYDYFSAINTLDIKDALVMDIGGASTELIWIKDRTLKECVSLHFGALTLTEKFKLKNSIDSKQEELLKKFLLESFKDIPWIKDISTSTLIGIGGSIRNLGKISRRNENYPFDLIHNYIMSSKSAEDIYNEVKDKSTEQRKKIKGLSKNRADIFTGAACAVSSLVKLTKIKKIIICRNGLREGLLLSNLFNDEPIENILDFSINNILLNNNANIKHSLHVYKLTKLLFSALKTIHRIDASFDKVIKTAAMLHDVGINISFYYNHRHSSYIILNSYLFGISHKERIISACIAIYQRSENLDSILEEYNSILEKEDIYAIKIIGVLLRIAANLDKDLSGSIYDLNCQIDNDIVIIKTISDSSSTFLIKEAMVSSSLFKAAFNKSLYIV
- a CDS encoding ABC transporter substrate-binding protein yields the protein MRKTCFKFLLLFTLILCITSVGCSKSTDTSLINVKLNEVTRSIFYAPMYVAIKNGYFKQNGINLDLSTGQGADKTMQDVLSKSADIGFCGPEQVIYIYNKHRKDYPIIFAKLTQKDGSFLVGRHKEKSFTWKSLKGKTIIGGRPGGVPEMAFEYALKNNGLKPGKDVNIITNISLSSVGGAFKGGTGDYATLFEPTGSLLEQNKSGYINASVGIASGSLPYTCFFTTKSYMDKNPKVLQGFTNAIYKGQLWMNKHSDKETASLIKSFFPGSDINVIENSIKNYKSIGAYASDPILKKEEMDRLMTIIQGYDKTIIKTRPPFNTITNETFAKEAVKKVK
- a CDS encoding ABC transporter ATP-binding protein, translated to MDKVYVKNVSVNYHSVKTETNALKNISFKINDGDFVSIVGPSGCGKSTLLNIIAGLFPPSSGEVFIDSSLVKGVSPKIGYMFQKDNLFQWLNVWDNISLGLKIKKELNAKTTDKIEQLLEKYDLKDFKNHHPNELSGGMRQRVALIRTLVLDPEVLLLDEPFSALDYQTRLNVGSEICEIIKTEGKTAIMVTHDIAEAVSISKRILVLSKRPAELKKDISINLPDISPVKRRECTDFPLYFNSVWKEMDINEG
- a CDS encoding ABC transporter permease, which encodes MKVSIEHEKYIKSLNRQRHKITLTRILILIFIFVLWEIAGDLNIVDPFLISTPSRMLESFIKIYAEGTLFTHIGITCFETVIGFLLSTIIGTFIAILLWWSDFASKVLDPYLVVLNSLPKVALAPIIIFWVGNGIKAIILIAVLISIVVTIISVLNSFKEVDEEKIKLMKTFGASKFQILKNLIIPSSIPTLMSALKINVGLSWVGVIMGEFLVAKQGLGFLIVYGGQISELDMVMMSIILLSILAYLMYIAVAILEKKLKRKF
- a CDS encoding HEAT repeat domain-containing protein; this encodes MEKYFNKLDEIEEKEEFNEYDFEILRYFSRNPDSEIRCRVAEVLAYQNIKASEEILLMLLEDKDELVRTNACESICSSTSKEVVEFLKHKVVEDKSYLVRGYAAMAISEIAVKIGYDIKEFLIKALENEKVKWVKINFYRALYVIGEEEYLKLLMKDLDDEYYGIRCAVVNILSELASKENFEIIIETLKNRLKVEDNISVRTEIEEFIALERAVKNHKRTPMKTK